AACACAAAGCACGGGGCAATGCGCCTTGATAACGATGTATTGGGCGTTGGAGCCAAAAAGCAGTTTATCCAGCTTCGAGCGTCGCCGAATGCCGATGACGATCATATCGATGTGGTTTTCCCGAGCGAACTCGACCATGTCCACTCCGGGCGTATTGCCGCGAATAATGAGTTTTGTCTCGCAGGAGATGCCCGCGTCTTTAAACACCTGCGCCGCAAAATTCATGTCCTCGTTGGCCTGCGCCAATTCCG
The Desulfobacterales bacterium genome window above contains:
- a CDS encoding universal stress protein; this encodes ELAQANEDMNFAAQVFKDAGISCETKLIIRGNTPGVDMVEFARENHIDMIVIGIRRRSKLDKLLFGSNAQYIVIKAHCPVLCVR